Proteins encoded within one genomic window of Jiangella mangrovi:
- a CDS encoding GNAT family N-acetyltransferase has product MTGVPERRTIDDMAAQPAAVAQIVIRELSALADLEEVYALFDRIWKPDRSNPPVTVEHLRALTHAGNYVAGAYDGDELVGACVGFFAAPPGRSMHSHVAGVSAATRGRHVGFALKSHQRDWALEHGLAEITWTFDPLVRRNAYFNLAKLQARPSDYLVDFYGDMDDAINGGQGSDRLLVRWRLEDPAVVAACARGGGAGAVVAPGVVAALTESPSGRPVAAPRSVWARAGRVLVGTPSDIEALRGTDPETARLWRSAVRDVLGELIGGGARVTGFTRSGSYVVERTDA; this is encoded by the coding sequence ATGACCGGCGTCCCGGAGCGGAGGACCATCGACGACATGGCCGCCCAGCCCGCCGCCGTCGCGCAGATCGTCATCCGTGAGCTGTCCGCGCTCGCCGACCTCGAAGAGGTGTACGCGCTGTTCGACCGCATCTGGAAGCCGGACCGCTCGAACCCGCCGGTCACCGTCGAGCACCTGCGCGCCCTGACCCACGCCGGCAACTACGTGGCCGGCGCCTACGACGGCGACGAGCTGGTCGGGGCGTGCGTCGGGTTCTTCGCCGCGCCGCCCGGCCGGTCGATGCACTCGCACGTCGCCGGCGTCTCGGCCGCCACCCGGGGCCGCCACGTCGGGTTCGCGCTCAAGTCGCACCAGCGCGACTGGGCACTCGAGCACGGCCTGGCGGAGATCACCTGGACGTTCGACCCGCTGGTGCGCCGCAACGCCTACTTCAACCTGGCCAAGCTGCAGGCCCGTCCGAGTGACTACCTCGTCGACTTCTACGGCGACATGGACGACGCGATCAACGGCGGCCAGGGCAGCGACCGGCTGCTGGTGCGCTGGCGGCTCGAGGATCCGGCAGTGGTAGCGGCCTGCGCTCGCGGCGGCGGTGCGGGCGCGGTCGTCGCGCCCGGCGTGGTCGCGGCGCTGACGGAGTCGCCGTCGGGCCGGCCGGTGGCGGCGCCCCGGTCGGTGTGGGCCCGGGCCGGTCGGGTGCTGGTCGGGACGCCGTCGGACATCGAGGCGCTGCGCGGCACCGACCCCGAGACCGCCCGTCTGTGGCGGTCGGCGGTGCGCGACGTGCTGGGTGAGCTGATCGGCGGCGGGGCGCGGGTGACCGGGTTCACCCGCTCCGGCAGCTACGTGGTGGAAAGGACGGATGCGTGA
- a CDS encoding M20/M25/M40 family metallo-hydrolase has translation MAEMTADLRTLVECESPSADTAAVAASADVVAALGARLTGVAPERIVVDGRTHLRWRFGPPGPRTPGVLLLGHHDTVWPVGSLLAHPWRVTDGRAYGPGCFDMKAGLVQLVHALAGMTTLDGITVLVTGDEELGALTSRPLLHEEAARASAAFVLEASADGGALKTARKGVAWYEVHVTGRAAHAGLEPWTGVNAAVELAHQVLAIGALDRGPDGATVTPTVATAGTTANTVPATASVHVDSRVPTADEARRVDEGLHALRPVLDGARVEVVRGPRHPPFEPSSSASLYALARDVAAALGLEPLGEAHVGGASDGNIVAGDGTPTLDGLGAVGAGAHAPGEYVVVDEMPRRAALLAGLVDAVRSSAWTNRAGADRAGRP, from the coding sequence GTGGCTGAGATGACCGCCGACCTGCGCACGCTGGTGGAGTGCGAGTCGCCGTCGGCCGACACCGCCGCGGTCGCCGCGTCGGCCGACGTCGTCGCGGCGCTGGGCGCGCGGCTGACCGGTGTGGCGCCGGAGCGCATCGTCGTGGACGGGCGGACGCACCTGCGCTGGCGGTTCGGGCCGCCGGGCCCGCGGACGCCCGGCGTGCTGCTGCTCGGCCACCACGACACCGTCTGGCCGGTCGGCTCGCTGCTGGCGCACCCGTGGCGGGTCACCGACGGGCGCGCGTACGGGCCGGGCTGCTTCGACATGAAGGCCGGGCTGGTGCAGCTGGTCCACGCGCTGGCCGGCATGACCACGCTCGACGGCATCACCGTGCTGGTCACCGGCGACGAGGAGCTGGGCGCGCTGACGTCGCGGCCGCTGCTGCACGAGGAGGCCGCCCGGGCGTCGGCCGCGTTCGTCCTCGAGGCGTCCGCCGACGGCGGTGCGCTGAAGACCGCGCGCAAGGGCGTCGCCTGGTACGAGGTGCACGTCACCGGCCGGGCGGCCCACGCCGGGCTGGAGCCGTGGACCGGCGTCAACGCGGCCGTCGAACTCGCGCACCAGGTGCTGGCCATCGGCGCGCTGGACCGCGGGCCCGACGGCGCCACCGTCACCCCCACCGTGGCCACCGCGGGGACCACCGCGAACACCGTCCCGGCGACGGCGTCCGTGCACGTCGACTCGCGGGTGCCGACGGCGGACGAGGCGCGCCGCGTCGACGAGGGGCTGCACGCGCTGCGCCCGGTGCTCGACGGCGCCCGGGTCGAGGTCGTCCGCGGCCCGCGGCACCCGCCGTTCGAGCCGTCGTCGTCGGCCTCGCTCTATGCGCTGGCTCGTGACGTGGCGGCCGCGCTGGGCCTCGAGCCGCTCGGCGAGGCGCACGTCGGCGGTGCGTCGGACGGCAACATCGTCGCCGGCGACGGCACTCCGACGCTGGACGGGCTCGGCGCCGTCGGAGCCGGGGCGCACGCGCCGGGCGAGTACGTCGTCGTCGACGAGATGCCACGGCGGGCCGCGCTGCTCGCCGGGCTGGTCGACGCCGTCCGCTCGTCGGCCTGGACGAACCGGGCCGGCGCGGATCGGGCCGGACGACCATGA
- a CDS encoding serine hydrolase encodes MTGYLHAVDIGSGAEVGLDPDAPVVTASVFKLPVLVELCRQFAAGERAPADRLKIPAGSRTFGPTGLSVMLDEAELSLRDLAYLMMSVSDNHATDALMALLGRERINAGMAALGLPGTVLEEDCAGLFRLIDSDGLDAVLDPETTNRSTPRETTALLRRVWSADGIPGAACAEIRRILALQVWPHRLTSGFPDDDVRVSGKTGTLSHVRNEVGVVEYPGGGTYAVAVFLRLPGREFRNPVADGVIGTAARIAVEHLRVVVPWEAHAASTATRGRRSRRVVGPDRWPTGAGEVPPHEPTG; translated from the coding sequence GTGACGGGGTACCTGCACGCCGTCGACATCGGGTCCGGCGCCGAGGTGGGACTCGACCCCGACGCGCCGGTCGTCACCGCGAGCGTGTTCAAGCTGCCGGTGCTGGTCGAGCTGTGCCGGCAGTTCGCGGCCGGAGAGCGGGCGCCCGCGGACCGGCTGAAGATCCCGGCCGGGTCGCGGACCTTCGGTCCCACCGGGCTGTCGGTGATGCTGGACGAGGCGGAGCTGTCGCTGCGCGACCTCGCCTATCTGATGATGAGCGTCAGCGACAACCACGCGACGGACGCGCTGATGGCGCTGCTCGGCCGCGAGCGCATCAACGCCGGGATGGCGGCTCTCGGGTTGCCGGGGACGGTGCTCGAGGAGGACTGCGCCGGGCTGTTCCGGCTCATCGACTCCGATGGTCTCGACGCGGTCCTCGACCCCGAGACGACGAACAGGAGCACGCCGCGGGAGACGACGGCGCTGTTGCGGCGCGTCTGGAGCGCTGACGGCATCCCGGGGGCGGCCTGCGCGGAGATCCGCCGGATCCTCGCACTCCAGGTCTGGCCGCACCGCCTCACCTCGGGCTTTCCGGACGATGATGTGAGGGTGAGCGGCAAGACGGGCACGTTGTCGCACGTGCGCAACGAAGTCGGCGTCGTCGAGTACCCCGGCGGCGGGACGTATGCGGTCGCGGTGTTCCTGCGGCTGCCCGGGCGCGAGTTCCGCAACCCGGTCGCCGACGGCGTCATCGGCACGGCCGCGAGGATCGCCGTCGAACACCTGCGAGTGGTGGTCCCCTGGGAGGCTCATGCGGCATCGACGGCGACGCGGGGCCGGAGGTCCCGCCGAGTCGTCGGTCCAGACCGATGGCCGACCGGCGCAGGGGAGGTGCCGCCGCATGAGCCGACCGGCTGA